Genomic segment of Brachyhypopomus gauderio isolate BG-103 unplaced genomic scaffold, BGAUD_0.2 sc45, whole genome shotgun sequence:
GTTATGATATGGATGTGTTTGTTTAGCTGCTGAGACGTTTTTGAAGCGTTTAAGTTTAAGTTTATTTCCTGTTGTGTGTCCACGAACACAAACATTTCAACACGAAACGCTCGTGCTGCGAGACCAAAGTGTTGCCCTGGTAACTAAACAGTGACGTTACAGTAACGCTTTAAAACTGGTCTCGTGAACAGTGAGCTAGCTGTATGCTACGAGATTAGCGGATGAAAATTAAGATTAATCTCAGTCCGGTAATGCAGGGAAGTTTCCGTTAATGTTTCCCTGTTCCCGTTATAACGGAATGTAACGTAGTTTTACTGACTAACGGGCTGCGGGGTGATCAGGACGCGCATGCGTACAGAGCAGCGCCCCCTGGCGGCGGCCAGCAGGTCTCAGTGCGGCTTTCCCTGAAGGTGTTGAACATTTGTTCAGACACAGGAACGTTAGTCAGTCAGTTCGTACAGttcggggcagtcatggtcctgtgttagggaacttgtgaccggagggtcgtgggttcgattcccatgactgaggtgaccttgagcaaggcacctaaccccaactgctccccgggcgccgggctgcccaccgctctgggcacgtgtgatccacagccccctagtaatcactagtgtgtgtgtgtgtgttctgactgcacagatgggttaaaagcggagaacaaatttcgattgcggtgtaaaaatcacaattgacaaaatacggcacaattacaattacagtttgtgtgtgatggtggatgTATCACATTAAGGTGTAGGAGAGACTGTCCTGTGTGATGGTGCCTGTATCACATTAAGGTGTAGGAGAGACTGTCCTGTGTGATGGTGCGTGTATCACATTAAGGTGTAGGAGAGACTGTCCTGTGTGATGGTGCCTGTATCACATTAAGGTGTAGGAGAGACTGTCCTGTGTGATGGTGCCTGTATCACATTAAGGTGTAGGAGAGACTGTCCTGTGTGATGGTGGATGTATCACATTAAGGTGTAGGAGAGATTGTCCTGTGTGATGGTGCCTGTATCACATTAAGGTGTAGGAGAGACTGTCCTGTGTGATGGTGGATGTATCACATTAAGGTGTAGGAGAGACTGTCCTGTGTGATGGTGGATGTATCACATTAAGGTGTAGGAGAGACTGTCCTGTGTGATGGTGGATGTATCACATTAAGGTGTAGGAGAGACTGTCCTGTGTGATGGTGGATGTATCACATTAAGGTGTAGGAGAGACTGTCCTGTGTGATGGTGGATGTATCACATTAAGGTGTAGGAGAGACTGTCCTGTGTGATGGTGGATGTATCACATTAAGGTGTAGGAGAGACTGTCCTGTGTGATGGTGGATGTATCACATTAAGGTGTAGGAGAGACTGTCCTGTGTGATGGTGGATGTATCACATTAAGGTGTAggacatgggttaaagttctccgtcactacgacggatttccgtcatttgatttttttggggaaaaaatccgtcaaatcataataaacaacacacgcgcgtgctatctgttttgtggccgaaatatgattctcactggcgctcatcagcgctggatggatgacggcggtgtcatttgattgacttgcggttcattccgccttcagatttgcggatgttacgtagaaaagtttttacccccctcctgcctggcgtgatcgtagcgcgcgactctgtacacctgcgcgaacggcggaggctacttgctgcgtcacattctttttgcagtgtagtccgaagcaatatgtggtagtataaagaaacacccctcaaaacaggggaattaacatttacctgaccaattgtaatgttgcattagtgctggaatttaggctaaagtactttaaaatgcttgaaaatgtaactacttcgtttcacaacaaatatctgtctgactgaacagttattacgttaacaaatatgagcctcttgtaattccaggacgaaacatgagagaacgtgaagtcgttaagattgggcgttttgaaaataaaccaccattaaataatgtgataaaaagccaattatttcgagtcatttcgagtatatgtataaatatttaacttaaatttaacgttgagaacgcgttgaaatggaccttgaaagtgacgtacaagtgctttaattccaccttataaaggtgtatgaacccggcaaacatgacttggttcactgcgctgaagcgctgtgcgcgcgaagttacaaaactgcgaggctctcgcgcacgggtggagccaccgcgattatgtcattttcggcgtgcggaccctcgcgctgctcacgtcactcgtgctgcgtcaagtataaaggcttaaaccaggcttaacatggatagtgttgttctgtttgtatttaaaagctctatccagtggtgttaattttttgtaacatacctacttaaagcatgtaatcttacggcttatgtttttgcgattggtgaatctgataaaaacaagagagcttcatacctctcaccaggattcactaaatttgacttgatctttaaataattttctggaagaggacccccagataactccattatataaacatttatgtacatttattgctcaggtgttcattctctcttctctccttacacaggctgtttagataaatatactttataaatgtgtttattgtgtagaattaggcaaaagaggaagtgtcccaactacactacattttcagtaattgctggcattgtcttttgccaggaaaaatttttcagtcaaatgaaaatttcttgctttaacccatggtgtaggagagactgccctgtgtgatggtgatgtatGATTAACACTAGGGTGTAGGAAGTGTGATGGATGTACACAGTAGAGCATCTGGTGAGAGCCTCGTGGagttggctccgccccctctccctTTGAGTCCAGCCACACCCCCGCCCCAGTGTCCAGAGCTGGACCTGTCCATCACACACCTGGATCAGCTGGACCTGTCCACACACCTGGAGGAGCTGCAGCGTCCAGCCGGTCCTGGCGCCGGAGACAGAGGACGCCCTTGCAGACGCCAGCGACAGGTCAGGGCTCAGCTGTGGAAAACACTACTGACACCGCTCTCACAGTTACATGACTGTGGAACTGTTTTGAGGTCAGTTAGACTACAGGGTTCGGAGCTGTAACACACTGcaccccttctccatctgtCAACTTGATAATTAACCCACATCAATCAGCAAATGAAGCTCGTCAGTTAGTTAAGCTAGTTAAGGCAGTCaattatgtaaatgtaaaacaataCTCTTAGCCTATGGTCGATTATAACAACAATATTCTTAGCCTACGGTCCATTATAACAACAATACTCTTAGCCTACGGTCCATTATGTAACAACAATACTCTTAGCCTACGGTCCATTATGTAACAACAATACTCTTAGCCTGCGGTCCATTATGTAACAACAATACTCTTAGCCTGCGGTCCATTATGTAACAACAATACTCTTAGCCTGCGGTCCATTATGTAACAACAATACTCTTAGCCTACGGTCCATTATGTAACAACAATACTCTTAGCCTGCGGTCCATTATGTAACAACAATACTCTTAGCCTACGGTCCATTATGTAACAACAATACTCTTAGCCTACGGTCCATTATGTAACAACAATGCTCTTAGCCTACGGTCCATTATGTAACAACAATGCTCTTAGCCTACGGTCCATTATGTAACAACAATACTCTTAGCCTACGGTCCATTAAGTAATAACAATACTCTTAGCCTACGGTCCATTAAGTAATAACAATACTCTTAGCCTACGGTCCATTATGTAATAACAATACTCTTGTTCTACGGTCCATTATGTAACAACATTACTCTTAGCCTGGATTATGTAAACGTAAACAGTTAGCTGGCACTGACGGTCTGATTGCAGGTATTGTTATCATTGGGGCTGGTGTTACCTGCTCTCAGTCTGACTATCCCATTGggttagtgatggtggtggtacgtacctgttcatacacacacacacctgtgtggttgtgttttacCTCTTCAGGTACGTTTTGCAGTGAGCCCTTCAAGGTCAGTGGACCAGCCTGTCATCACCATGGTGATTCCAGAGTCCTGTGTCAACCAATCAAGAACTGAGAAACCAAACAGCACTGGAAAGCAAAGTGAGAAGGACAAgtggaccgtgtgtgtgtgtgtgtgtgtgtgtgtgtgtgtgtgtatcaatgtgtgtgtgtgtgtgtgtatcaatgtgtgtgtgtgtgtgtgtatcaatgtgtgtgtgtgtgtgtgtgtgtgtgtgtgtgtgtgtgtgtgtgtgtatcaatgtgtgtgtgtgtgtgtgtgtgtgtgtgtgtatcaatgtgtgtgtgtgtgtgtgtgtgtgtgtgtatcaatgtgtgagtgtgtgtgtgtgtgtgtgtgtgtatcaatgtgtgtgtgtgtgtgtatatgtgtgtgtgtgtgtatcaatgtgtgtgtgtgtgtgtgtgtgtgtatcaatgtgtgagtgtgtgtgtgtgtgtatcaatgtgtgagtgtgtgtgtgtgtgtgtgtgtatgttgtggtgtggttgtgtgtgtgtgtgtgtgtgtgtgtatcaatgtgtgagtgtgtgcataaaTATGttcatatgtatatataaatctaTAATGTGTGcgtataaatatgtatatataaatctataatgtgtgtgcatgtataaatatttatataccGTACCTTACGAAAGTATTCGGCCCCCTTAAAATTTTGAACCTTTAGCCTCAATTCAGGGTTCAAACAAAGATATATACAACAGAATTAACAACACGTGGGACACAATCGTGAAGTGGAATTAAATTAATTGgatatttaaaacttttttaacaaataaaaaactgaaaaatgggGCATGCAAAAATATTCGGCCCCCTTGCATTAATACTTTGTAGCACCACCTTTTGCTGCGATTACAGCTGCAAGTTGCTTGCATGTCAAGAGACTGAAATTCTTGCCCATTCTTCCTTGCAAAACAGTCCGAGCTCAGTGAGGTTGGATGGAGAGCATTAGTGAACAGCAGTTTTCAGCTCAGTTCCACAGATTCTTGATAGAATTCAGGTCTGAACTTTGACCTGGTCGTTCTAACACCTGGATACGTTTATTTGTGAACCGTTCCATTTTAGATTTTGCTTcatgttttgggtcattgtcttgttggaagATAAATCTGTGTCCCAGTCTCAGGTCTTTTACAGACTCCAACAGGTTTAATCCAGAATGGTCCTGTAtttggctccatccatcttcccatcaGTTTGAACCATCTTCTCTGTCCCTGCTGAAGAAACAGGCCCAAAccatgatgctgccaccacagtgtttgacagtggggatggtgtgtTCAGGGTGATGAGCTGTGTTGCTCAAAATATCGTTTTGCATTGTTGccaaaatgtttgattttggTTTCCTCTGACCAGAGCTCGCTCTTCCACATGTTTGGTGTGTCTTTAAATGAGGTTTAAATGACGTTTTAGGGATATCTTTGAGAAATGGCTTTCTTCTTGCCACTCTTCCGTGAAGGCCAGATTAGTGCAGTGTAGGACTGATTGTGGTCCTATGGACAGACTCCCACCTCAGCTGTAGATCTCAGCAGTTCATCCAGAGACATCATGGGCCTCTTGGCTGGATCTCTGATCAGTCCTCTCTTTGTTTGAGATGAAAGTTTAGAGGAACAAACAGGTCTTGGAAGATTTGCAGTGGTCTGATACTCCTTCCATTTCAATATGATCGCTTGCTTCTCCACAACAGTATCTCGGACCTTACTGGTGTGTTCCTTGGTCTTCATGATGCTCTCTGCACATTAAACAGATCTCTGAGACTATCACAGAGCAGGTGCACTTTTACGGAGACTTGATTACACACAGATGGATTCTATTTATCATCATCAGTCATTTAGTACAACACTGGATGATTCAGAGATCTTCACTGCACTTCTGGAGAGAGTTTGTTACACTGAAAATAATTTTGCACACTcaacttttcagtttttttatttgttaaaaaagttttaaaaatcCAATTAATTTAATTCCACTTCACATTTGTGTCCCTCATGTTGTTGATTTCttcacaaaataataaaaaatgtatatCTTTGTTTGAAGCCTGAAATGAGGCAAAAGTTGAGGGGGGCTGAATACTTTCGCAAGGCACCGTATAAATGTAtaatgtttgtgtatatgtgtgtgtggttgagagaTTGACAGAAGGTAACATACAGGTGTGGCCATCTTCTGACAGATGTGTCCGCTCAGAGTGATTTACCACGTttagaggaggcggagctaaacTCCACTCTGGCTCTAAAGGCGGAGATTCGGCAGCTGGAAGAGGTGGAGTTTGATGCCCCCAAGGCTGTGCAAGAGAAACTGCAAAACTCAATACTTACTCAGGAATGTATCAGAGTAAAAGCCTCaaagggtaacacacacacacacacactcacatgtacacacaaacacactctcacacacacacatgtacacacacacactgtcacacgcacactcacatgtacacacacacacacacgtacagacgcacactcacatgtacacacacacacacacgtatactcactcacatgtacacacacacgtacactcactcacatgtacacacacacgtacactcactcacatgtacacacacacactcactgtcccTTCTTCTTCCCATTAGGGCTGAATTTTCCACGCTCTCAGCACATGTACCGGGCTCTAGTTAACGTCAACCTATCACACGACCAGCTCATCAGCCAGGTGCTACAGGATAGGCCAGCACTAGCTCCGCCCACAGCCACATACAGCAGCAAGGTCTGAAGAAACACTTTTTTAAATAACAATGATAttgagagaggggtgtgtgtgtgtgtgtgtgtgtgtgttaagtggAAGGAGTCGAGTATAAATAATGGCCCAGTCCTACATTTCTAGAAACAtacatatgaaacacacacacagctatagAACATTACATCACTCATACATTACATCCCTCcttatgttattattatttatggttAATTTAGTCGGTGCTCAGtgtgaaattaaatatttatgtcggacaaatatttatgttttggggttttattgagatgttttttaatgttttccttattttaattgtgtgagtgttcaggtaagtgtttagtgtgtgtttgttttatagAGGTCCTCACTACTAATACGCTTTCATTTCCGTGGTTCTAATAATATCTTGGGAGGGTGTGACGGCAGATGTTTGTGTGCCTGCAGTTCCAAACGCGACCAGCAGAGGGACCAAACCTGCTCGCCTTTTACAACACACACCAGCTTATCAGAGAGACTCCTCTGTTGCCAGGTGACCAAATCTCCCTGGCCAGCCTGCGTCCTGTCCCTCGACCCAGTGACACGACCTTTCACCTACATGAGCGGCGCAGGCAGTGGGAGGCGTGACCTCACCTGAGCTTCCGCTTGGGTGTGGCCAAGAAtgtgatgatgacgatgatgatgagtgCAGGTAGTGCATGTAAACCTGAGGAAGCTCCAACGTGTGTATGTTtgaccctctgtgtgtgtgtgtgtgtgtgtgtgtgtgattacagtGATTTGTCTGTGGTTTTAATATGTACAGGAATTTGACTACTGAATAAATGTATTGGACATTGGTGTCCATTATTTAGATAGaaatatatttacacatatacacacttatGATGTGAACTTTTCATCCAATATGTTCTTAGAACGGTTCCTATCTCAAGGCCTCATGTGCATCTAATATGATCTGAAGTTCATTCCTTCATCTAATATGATCTGAAGTTCATTACTTCATCTAGTCTGTTTGATGTGTaggtaattaataaatatgtgtacacagtatttgtgtgtgtaatgttaaCTGTGATAAAATAAAACAGGTTGATTATTTACAACATTTGcacatttttttatgttttgttttccactaTTTTTTTCCTGAGCATATACATTTAAAATCTGAATTTCTATGACCAATAATGACCAAAACAAAAATGTTAAATAATCATTAAGAAATTAACCAAAACAGCCACAGACATAACATGGCAACTAGGtaatattttataatttttatataattttgtgtgtgtgtgtgtgtgtggatgggggaATCATGTATGTCCAGATGCgcacacaccaagaacagcacCATGTTCCTGACAGCAGACACGGAtgtggcttgctcactggggcttggactcttgtaaagctgctttgtgacaacacctgtcaaaaaaagcgctatatactgtaaataacatttgattgattgatctgtAGAGGAACCTGCAGAGGAACATTGGATTGCTCACACAGTACTTCAGTGAGTAATTCAGTGTTCCTCTGTGGGTTCGATCGCTTCCTTTTGACAAGgcagcaggagacagagaggaagagaacagAATACACAGAATACAGTTATGTTGACACACTGGGCTCAGAGATGTGTTGATGTTGCTGATAACAAAGCATGGGGGTGTGTCCATGATGTGGCGGTGTGGCcatggtgtgggggtgtggccatGCTGTGGAGCCGTGGCTGTGGGTGCTAACGGACATTTCTCTGGCAGAGTGAGAGTCGCATTGCTGGAGTTCACAGGACACACGCTGGAGCTGCATtagaggaccacacacacttgtgatTTTTGATGATTTGATTTTCTCTATCTGCGTGATAAAGACCCAGGAGCCTGAGCAGGAGAACacactctctttccctccttctCTGCTTCTTTTGTATCTTCTTCCATCTCTGTGTGAGTTCAGACCAGACCTGCAGTCTGTATTCTCTCATCTGTTCTAGCACTGGACTGTATCAGACCACAGTATCAGACAAACAGTATCAGACCACAGTTTCAGGTCTCTCTGAATTTGGACTGTTGTTTGTTGTCTTTCAGGACGACCTCTTTCCTGCGTGTTGGATGTATGATGCCTGTTTTTGtgtaagagatggaggagacagTGGACGGTTCTGGTTCAGGTAGCTGTGATAACTCCTCCTACTGGGATTACGGGACAGAACTACCGCTCTTCAGCCAATCTGAGCTGGCCACTGTAACAGCACTGTGTGTGCCGTTGTTGGTGTTTGGCCTGCTGGGTAATATTGTGACGATTCTGGTGGTTTGGCTCCGCCCCCAGATGAGAAGCACCCTCTACCTGTACCTCAGCAGTATGGCGGTGTCGGACATTCTGATTCTTGTACTGATGCCTCTTGACCTCTATAAGGTACAGACACTTACACGTGAGTAAACATACATGTTTACTCATGTATCTGTTTGCCTTATCAAGCACTGTAAGATATTATACAAATCCATCAAATGTTACCAAAATCTGTAGTTATACACAAACCTTTGCTTTATAGATGAGGGAAAAAATCCTGGTAAGTATTTCAGTGCCCTTGTTACAGATAACCAGGCTAACTATAGCAAACCACAGACAACCACAATCAGCTACAGCTAACCACAGTTAATTACCACTATTTACAAAGCACAACAAGCTAGAGTTAACCTTCATCACCATCATtaccaccaccacaatcaccatcatcaccaccataatcaccatcatcaccataatcatcaccaccatcatcaccattacCACCATTATCAAcatctccatcaccaccatcattaccacctccaacaccaccacaatcatcatcatcaccaccatcactatcatcatcaccataatcatcaccaccatcatcatcaccaccataatAACCATCCATCATCACCATTACCACCATTatcaacacctccatcaccaccatcattactacctccaacaccaccacaatcatcaccataatcatcaccaccatcaccaccaccatcaacaccatcaccattaTTGTACTCTATGTACAGGGTTACAGGTATGTCTTGTTTATTTACTATGAGGTTATGGGTGTTTGTGATATATAAAATCTTCCCACAAAGAAAAGCTGAAATTTCCATTTGGTGAAATATTCAACAAATGGCAAGAAAGTTGTTACAGGTTCTAATATATTTACTATAACATTCTGAATTATTATAGGACCAGGGTTATTCTAGTTTATACTGATTTATTATAGGACGAGGGTTATTCTAGTTTATTTTCTATATATGATGATTTATTATAGGAGTAGAGTTATTCTAGTtgatatttttgtgtgtgtgtgtttgtttatgtttgtgtgtctctcccCTGTAGTTGTGGTGGTACCGGCCGTGGTTGCTAGGCGACGCAGTGTGTAAGCTCTCCCAGTTTGTGAGTGAGTGCTGCACCTTCTCCTCCATCCTGCACATGACGGCGTTGGGAGTGGAGC
This window contains:
- the LOC143486789 gene encoding protein phosphatase 1 regulatory subunit 35-like isoform X1 → MDVHSRASGESLVELAPPPLPLSPATPPPQCPELDLSITHLDQLDLSTHLEELQRPAGPGAGDRGRPCRRQRQVRFAVSPSRSVDQPVITMVIPESCVNQSRTEKPNSTGKQNVSAQSDLPRLEEAELNSTLALKAEIRQLEEVEFDAPKAVQEKLQNSILTQECIRVKASKGNTHTHTLTCTHKHTLTHTHVHTHTVTRTLTCTHTHTRTDAHSHVHTHTHVYSLTCTHTRTLTHMYTHTYTHSHVHTHTHCPFFFPLGLNFPRSQHMYRALVNVNLSHDQLISQVLQDRPALAPPTATYSSKFQTRPAEGPNLLAFYNTHQLIRETPLLPGDQISLASLRPVPRPSDTTFHLHERRRQWEA
- the LOC143486789 gene encoding protein phosphatase 1 regulatory subunit 35-like isoform X2; its protein translation is MDVHSRASGESLVELAPPPLPLSPATPPPQCPELDLSITHLDQLDLSTHLEELQRPAGPGAGDRGRPCRRQRQVRFAVSPSRSVDQPVITMVIPESCVNQSRTEKPNSTGKQNVSAQSDLPRLEEAELNSTLALKAEIRQLEEVEFDAPKAVQEKLQNSILTQECIRVKASKGLNFPRSQHMYRALVNVNLSHDQLISQVLQDRPALAPPTATYSSKFQTRPAEGPNLLAFYNTHQLIRETPLLPGDQISLASLRPVPRPSDTTFHLHERRRQWEA